The Ruminococcaceae bacterium BL-4 region TGCATCTGCGAATCAGTTCGCCGCCGTTTTTATGGCCTTGCTATTACGGAACGGATATTCCGGATAAATCCAATCTGATTGCGTGTCACCATACGGTGGAAGAAATCGGAAAAATGAGCTTTGCGGATTCTATTGATTATCTGCATGTTGAAAATTTGCCGGCGATGCTCGGAATTAAAGATGGATTCTGCGATGCCTGCTTCTCAGGCCATTACCCGGCGCCGACTCCCGACTTTAATATAGCTGATAAAATGAACGATTATTGCAGGCCAATTCAGAAAATTAAGTGATTTGGAGGACTTCTTTTGAAAGATACCTATGAGTCTCCTTTATCTGCCCGTTATGCAGATAAAGAAATGAAATATTTGTTTTCTCCTGATAAAAAATTTCGTACATGGCGCCGTTTGTGGGTTGCACTCGCGGAGTCTGAGATGGAACTGGGACTTCCGGTTACACAGGAGCAGGTAGATGAACTGAAAGCCCATCAGGATGATATTAATTATGAGGTTGCCGAAGCCCGTGAAAAACTGGTGCGCCATGATGTGATGAGCCATGTTTATGCATATGGACAGCAGTGCCCGAAGGCAGAGCCGATTATCCATCTTGGGGCTACTTCCTGCTATGTAGGGGATAACACGGATTTGATTCTAATGACGGAAGCACTGAAAATTGTCCGGAATAAAGTTGTGGAAGTTCTGCGTGTCCTGCAGAATTTTGCCGACCGTTATAAGGATCTTCCGACACTGGCATTTACGCATTTTCAGCCGGCACAACCGACAACGGTCGGAAAACGCGCAACACTTTGGATGCAGGATTTGCTGCTGGATTTAGATGAAATTGAGTACCGCATCAGTAAGATGAAGCTTCTTGGCAGCAAAGGAACTACCGGTACACAGGCAAGCTTTTTGGAACTTTTTGATGGTGATCATGAAAAAGTAAAGGAACTGGATCGCAAAATTGCTGAGAAAATGGGATTTGCTGACGTTTATCCGGTTTCCGGACAGACCTATTCCAGAAAAGTGGATAGTCAGGTTTTGGCAGTCCTCTGCGGAATCGCACAGTCTGCTTCGAAATTTTCTAATGATATTCGTTTACTGCAGCATCTCAAAGAAGTAGAAGAGCCGTTTGAAAAGAATCAAATTGGATCTTCTGCGATGGCTTATAAGCGCAATCCAATGCGCAGTGAGCGGATTGCTTCTTTGTCCCGTTATGTAATGGTGGATAGCCTCAATCCCTGTATTACGGCAGCTACTCAATGGTTTGAGCGTACGTTGGACGATTCTGCTAATAAGCGGATTTCAGTTCCCGAAGCGTTCCTCGCTGTGGATGGAATTTTGAATCTTTACCGCAATGTTGCAGATGGCTTGGTGGTTTATCCGAAGGTGATCCACCAGCATCTGGAGAGGGAGCTGCCATTTATGGCGACCGAAAATATTATGATGGATGCCGTGAAGCGCGGAGCGGATCGTCAGGAACTGCATGAAAAGATTCGGGTCCATTCCATGGCAGCGAGCCGTGTTGTCAAAGAAGAGGGCGGAGAAAACGACCTGCTCTCAAGAATTGCTGCGGACCCGGCCTTTGGAGTTACAATGGAAGAACTAAAGAAAATTGTAAAGCCTGAAAAATATGTAGGCCGCGCGCCGGAACAAACAACTGAATTTTTAAACGAGACGGTTGCACCTGTTTTGCAGCGGTATCAAATGCTCAAAGATCAGGCGGAAGAGATTACCGTTTAAAAAGAAAAGTTATGAGCGAAAAGCGTGACCATTTTATGAATTTTCGGTTATAAGCTTTTCTTTTAGGTCATTTTATGCTAAACTGTATGGGTTGATACAGTTAAATTAAACAAATAAGGCTGTCTAAATCCAGCCGTAGGGCAGCCCAAAGAGTTCCCGTAGCGGCGCGGCGGAGTAGATGTTTATTTATGATTAAAGCAATTGTAGGAGCTAACTGGGGCGACGAAGGAAAAGGTAAAATTACGGATGTGGAAGCTGCCAATTCCGATATTGTCATTCGCTTTCAGGGAGGCGCAAATGCAGGTCATACCATTATCAATGATTATGGAAAATTTGCACTGCATCAGCTTCCTTCCGGTGTGTTCTACGATCATATTACAAATGTGATCGGCAACGGAGTCGCTTTAAGTCCGGAACGGTTTGTAAAAGAAATTGCAGATTTGGAGTCTCGCGGAGTGCCAAAGCCACACATTGTAGTTTCCAACCGGGCACAGGTCGTAATGCCGTATCATATTTTGCAGGATACTTATGAGGAAGCACGTCTTGCCGGAAAATCTTATGGTTCTACAAAGTCCGGAATTGCTCCGTTCTATTCGGACAAATTTGCAAAAATCGGATTTCAGATCGCAGAACTTTATGGAGACGAAGCATCTTTAAAAGATCGCATTGAACGGATCGTTGCAATTAAGAATGCACTTTTTAAGAATTTATATCACAAACCGGAACTGACAGTAGAAGAAGTTTATGGTCAACTGATGGAATATAAAGAAATGTTGAATCCCTATGTTGGAGATACATTTGAATTGCTGCATAAAGCGGTGGAAGAAAATAAAACAATTCTTTTGGAAGGCCAGCTTGGTTCTTTGAAAGATCCGGATTTCGGTATCTATCCGATGGTGACTTCTTCTAATACGCTGGCAGGATATGGAGCGATTGGTGCTGGACTTCCGCCTTATGAGATCAAAGATATCATTACGGTTGTCAAGGCTTATTCGAGCGCAGTAGGCGCAGGAGAATTTGTCAGTGAAATCTTTGGTGACGAAGCGGATGAATTGCGCCATAGAGGCGGCGACGGCGGAGAATTTGGTGCCACTACCGGCAGACCTCGTCGTGTCGGCTGGCTGGATTTGGTCGCAACGCGTTATGGCGTTCGTGCTCAGTATGCCACAGAAGTTGCGTTTACTGTTCTGGATGTTTTGGGGTATTTGGATGAAATCCCGGTTTGTGTTGCTTATGAGTTGGATGGAAAACAGATCGATTATTTCCCACCGACGGCACAGTTAAAACGCTGCAAGCCGGTAATTAAAAAGCTGCCGGGTTGGAAGTGTGATATCCGGGGAATTAAGAAGTATGAAGATTTGCCGGAGAATTGCCGCCGCTATATTGAATTTGCGGAAAAGGCTGTTGGGGTGCCATTTAAGATGATTTCCAACGGACCTTCGCGCAGCGATATTATCTATCGTTAATGTGATCAAAAGCTAGGCGTCAGCATCAGATGTTTAAAAGGTGCTGGCGCTGCTTTGGTTCTTAGAAGTGTTTTGAAAGGAGTGACCCTTATGTGTGGGATCGTCGGATATATTGGAGATGATCAGGCGACACCGATTTTGTTGACCGGTCTTGAAAAACTGGAATATCGCGGATATGATTCAGCAGGTGTTGCGGTTTATAATGGAACGCACCTTCAAGTTGCGAAAACAAAGGGGCGTTTAAAAGTATTAGAGGAACTGATTCATGATGGAGTTGATGTCCCCGGAACGGTGGGAATTGGTCATACTCGTTGGGCAACTCATGGAGCTCCCAGTAATGTGAATGCACATCCACAGGTCAGCGGCTCTGGAAAATTTGCGGTCGTTCATAATGGGATTATTGAAAATTACATTTCTTTAAAAGAGTTTCTGATCGAAAAAGGTGCTAAATTTGTTTCTGAGACAGATACAGAAGTGGTTGCACAGCTTTTAGAGTATTATTACGAGGGCAGTGTGATTGATGCTCTGATCAAAGTGCTGAATCGGATAGAAGGAGCATATGCGCTGGGGATTATTTGTGAAGATGATCCGGATCACCTTTATGCGGTGAGAAAAGATAGCCCTTTGATTATTGGCCTTGGAAATGGTGAGAATTATATCGCATCTGATGTACCGGCAATTCTCAACCGTACCAGAGAAATTAATCGTCTGGAGGAAAATGAAATTGCGGTTTTGTCCCGTCAGGGCGTAGAAGTTTATAATACCAATAAAGAGCGGATCCCCAAAAAAGCAGAACATATTGATTGGGATATTTCTGCTGCGGAAAAAGGTGGATATGAACACTTTATGGCAAAAGAGATTATGGAACAGCCAAAAGCGATTCGTGATACCGTTAAGCCCCGTATTAAAGAGGGGAAAATCGTTTTGGACGATGTAAAGCTTACCAAAAAGCAGCTGGAAGAATTTGATCGAATTTTTATCGTTGCATGTGGAACTGCATATCATGTGGGCGTTGTTGCAAAGTATATCATGGAAAAGCATTTGCGTAAGCCGGTAGAGGTAGATGTCGCTTCCGAGTTTCGTTATCGTACTCCGCTGATTGATGATAAGACTTTAGTCTTGGTGATTAGTCAGTCCGGCGAGACGGCAGATACGTTGGCTGCTTTGAGAGAGTCTAAAAAGTTAGGTGCCCGCACAATTTCCATTGTCAATGTAGTTGGCTCCTCCATTGCAAACGAGTCGGATGATGTACTTTATACTTGGGCAGGTCCGGAAATTGCAGTTGCTTCCACTAAGGCATATAGTACGCAGCTTGCCATGATTTATATGTTGACTATTTATATGGGCGATCTTTTAGGAACGATCGACGCTGTTCATTATCAATATTATATCAACGAGCTCAAGGCGCTCCCTGAAAAAGTTCAGCAAATTTTGGAGCAAAAGAGCAAAATACAGTATCTTGCGAGTCGTGAATTCAATTCCAAGAATGTCTTCTTTATTGGCAGAAATCTTGATTATGCAATGAGTCTGGAAGGCAGCTTAAAACTGAAGGAAATTTCTTATATCCATTCTGAAGCATATGCGGCCGGTGAGCTGAAGCATGGTCCAATCAGCTTGATTGAAGATGGGACACTTGTTATTGCATTGGCAACGCAGAATATTCTTTTTGACAAACTGATGAGCAATGTAAAAGAGGTAAAAGCCCGCGGAGCTGTTGTGTGGGGATTGACTATAGAAGCAAATAAAGAGCGGATTAAGAAGGAACAGGTAGATTATGAATTTTGTGTCCCACAGGCCTGTGATATGATGCTGCCGTCGTTGGCGGTGATTCCTCTGCAGCTTTTCGCTTATTATGTAGCATCTTTAAAAGGCTGTGACATTGATAAACCAAGGAATCTTGCAAAATCTGTAACGGTTGAATAAATTCCGACCGCTTGAAAGTTCGTCGGATTTCCGATGGGGGAAAAATAGATGTTAAGAAAAGAAAAAATTCTGGTTTTGGATTTTGGCGGTCAGTATTGTCAGCTGATTGCCCGACGTGTTCGTGAATGTAATGTGTATTGTGAGATAAAATCTTATAAGACCTCACTTAAAACGATTCAAGAAGCAGGGTATTGCGGAATCATTTTTACTGGAGGTGCCAACAGTGTTTATGGCGAAGATTCTCCCTCTTGTGATCCTCAGATTTTTCAACTGGGAATTCCAGTTTTAGGAATCTGCTACGGAGCTCAGTTAATGGCCTACTTGCTTGGCGGAAAAGTCTGCAAGAGTGAAGTACGTGAATATGGTCATACCGAATTTACGCATGAAAAAAGCACTGTTCTTTTCCGTGATGTTCCTGAAAAATCGGTTTGCTGGATGAGTCATACCGATTATATTGCTGCAGTGCCGAAAGGATTTTCTGTTACAGCGAAAAGTGTACATTGCCCGGTAGCGGCGATGGAAGAGCCGGAAAAGAATCTTTATGCGGTTCAGATGCATCCGGAAGTGCAGCACACCGAATATGGACAGCAGATTTTGAAAAATTTCCTTTATGGAGTGTGTAAGTGCAATGGCGATTGGGTGATGAGCTCTTTTGTCGAAGAAGCAGTTGCTTCCATTCGTGCGCAAGTAGGGGATAAGAAAGTTGTCTGCGGACTTTCCGGTGGAGTAGATAGCAGTGTTGCCGCAGTTTTGGTACACAAAGCAATCGGAAAGAATTTGACTTGCATTTTTGTGGATCACGGAATGATGCGGAAAAATGAAGGCGATGAGGTTGAACAGGTTTTTCGCAAGCAATTTGACATCAATTTAATTCGTGTGAATGCTGGAGAACAGTTTTTAAGTCGTCTTAAAGGGGTCACGGAGCCGGAAAAAAAGCGAAAAATTATCGGAGAAGGTTTTATTCGTGTTTTCGAAGAGGAAGCTAAAAAACTTGGGAAAGTCGAATTCCTCTGTCAGGGAACGATTTATCCCGATGTTGTAGAAAGTGGAACCGGAAACGCAGCAGTCATTAAGAGTCATCATAATGTAGGTGGCCTTCCAAAAGATGTCGGGTTCGAAGGACTGGTTGAACCTCTGCGTGATCTATTTAAAGACGAGGTACGCAAAGTTGGTACAGAACTTGGAATTCCGGATTTTCTCGTTTGGCGGCAGCCATT contains the following coding sequences:
- a CDS encoding Adenylosuccinate lyase — encoded protein: MKDTYESPLSARYADKEMKYLFSPDKKFRTWRRLWVALAESEMELGLPVTQEQVDELKAHQDDINYEVAEAREKLVRHDVMSHVYAYGQQCPKAEPIIHLGATSCYVGDNTDLILMTEALKIVRNKVVEVLRVLQNFADRYKDLPTLAFTHFQPAQPTTVGKRATLWMQDLLLDLDEIEYRISKMKLLGSKGTTGTQASFLELFDGDHEKVKELDRKIAEKMGFADVYPVSGQTYSRKVDSQVLAVLCGIAQSASKFSNDIRLLQHLKEVEEPFEKNQIGSSAMAYKRNPMRSERIASLSRYVMVDSLNPCITAATQWFERTLDDSANKRISVPEAFLAVDGILNLYRNVADGLVVYPKVIHQHLERELPFMATENIMMDAVKRGADRQELHEKIRVHSMAASRVVKEEGGENDLLSRIAADPAFGVTMEELKKIVKPEKYVGRAPEQTTEFLNETVAPVLQRYQMLKDQAEEITV
- the purA gene encoding Adenylosuccinate synthetase, with the translated sequence MIKAIVGANWGDEGKGKITDVEAANSDIVIRFQGGANAGHTIINDYGKFALHQLPSGVFYDHITNVIGNGVALSPERFVKEIADLESRGVPKPHIVVSNRAQVVMPYHILQDTYEEARLAGKSYGSTKSGIAPFYSDKFAKIGFQIAELYGDEASLKDRIERIVAIKNALFKNLYHKPELTVEEVYGQLMEYKEMLNPYVGDTFELLHKAVEENKTILLEGQLGSLKDPDFGIYPMVTSSNTLAGYGAIGAGLPPYEIKDIITVVKAYSSAVGAGEFVSEIFGDEADELRHRGGDGGEFGATTGRPRRVGWLDLVATRYGVRAQYATEVAFTVLDVLGYLDEIPVCVAYELDGKQIDYFPPTAQLKRCKPVIKKLPGWKCDIRGIKKYEDLPENCRRYIEFAEKAVGVPFKMISNGPSRSDIIYR
- the glmS gene encoding Glutamine--fructose-6-phosphate aminotransferase [isomerizing]; protein product: MCGIVGYIGDDQATPILLTGLEKLEYRGYDSAGVAVYNGTHLQVAKTKGRLKVLEELIHDGVDVPGTVGIGHTRWATHGAPSNVNAHPQVSGSGKFAVVHNGIIENYISLKEFLIEKGAKFVSETDTEVVAQLLEYYYEGSVIDALIKVLNRIEGAYALGIICEDDPDHLYAVRKDSPLIIGLGNGENYIASDVPAILNRTREINRLEENEIAVLSRQGVEVYNTNKERIPKKAEHIDWDISAAEKGGYEHFMAKEIMEQPKAIRDTVKPRIKEGKIVLDDVKLTKKQLEEFDRIFIVACGTAYHVGVVAKYIMEKHLRKPVEVDVASEFRYRTPLIDDKTLVLVISQSGETADTLAALRESKKLGARTISIVNVVGSSIANESDDVLYTWAGPEIAVASTKAYSTQLAMIYMLTIYMGDLLGTIDAVHYQYYINELKALPEKVQQILEQKSKIQYLASREFNSKNVFFIGRNLDYAMSLEGSLKLKEISYIHSEAYAAGELKHGPISLIEDGTLVIALATQNILFDKLMSNVKEVKARGAVVWGLTIEANKERIKKEQVDYEFCVPQACDMMLPSLAVIPLQLFAYYVASLKGCDIDKPRNLAKSVTVE
- the guaA gene encoding GMP synthetase (Evidence 2a : Function from experimental evidences in other organisms; PubMedId : 1312531, 21856856; Product type e : enzyme) — translated: MLRKEKILVLDFGGQYCQLIARRVRECNVYCEIKSYKTSLKTIQEAGYCGIIFTGGANSVYGEDSPSCDPQIFQLGIPVLGICYGAQLMAYLLGGKVCKSEVREYGHTEFTHEKSTVLFRDVPEKSVCWMSHTDYIAAVPKGFSVTAKSVHCPVAAMEEPEKNLYAVQMHPEVQHTEYGQQILKNFLYGVCKCNGDWVMSSFVEEAVASIRAQVGDKKVVCGLSGGVDSSVAAVLVHKAIGKNLTCIFVDHGMMRKNEGDEVEQVFRKQFDINLIRVNAGEQFLSRLKGVTEPEKKRKIIGEGFIRVFEEEAKKLGKVEFLCQGTIYPDVVESGTGNAAVIKSHHNVGGLPKDVGFEGLVEPLRDLFKDEVRKVGTELGIPDFLVWRQPFPGPGLGIRILGEVTEEKVKLLQEADAIFREEIANAGLDRSINQYFAVLTGIRSVGVMGDGRTYSNTIALRGVTTSDFMTAEWARIPYDLLEKVSSRIINEVPNVNRIVYDITSKPPATIEWE